ATCTTCGGGACAGACCTGACGGAGACAGGGCGAGCAGGACAAGCCCCGGAACATAACCGTCACCCGCTCGCCGCGGGGAGCGGTGGCGGCCGGATCCGAGGAACCGAAGAGTGCGACCACCGGCGTTCCCACCGCCGCCGCCAGATGCAGGGGCCCGGTATCGTTGGCGACGACGACGTCGCAGGCGGCGAGAAGCGCCGCCAGTTCGCCCAGGGAGGTTTTGCCGGCGTAACTCCTCACCCGGTCGCCGCCGGCAGCGACGACCCGCTCCACCAGTTCATTCTCCACCGCGGTGCCGAAAACCGCGATCCGCGCCCCCCGCTCCCGGGCCAGGCGCCCGCCCAACTCCTGAAAATGCTCCAGGGGCCAGCATTTAGCGGGGCCATGGCTGGCGCGCGGGTGGAAGCCGATCAACGGCGAGCCGTCGGGGGGACCGAATTCCTCCTGCAGCAACTTCCCGGCCCGGGCGCTCAAGGCGCCGGGGATCGACAGGATCTCCCGGGGAGCGGGGGTCTCGCCGCGGCCTCCGTCCAGAAGGCGGTAGTAATAATCGATGCGGTGGGTATGCCGGTAGCCCCGGGGACACCGGGCCCGGCGCGTGAGCAGCGGCGAACGCCCTTCCTCGGCGTAGCCCCAGCGTTCGCGAGCCCCCGCCAGCCGGGCCAGCAGCGCCGATTCGAAAGAACGGGGGAAAACGACCGCCAGATCGAAACGCTCCCGGCGCAGTTTCCTGATCAACCGCAGTTTTCCGGAAAGATCGCGCAGGCCGCCGCGCTCGGGAGCGGAAAAGATCCGGTCGACCTCCGGAACCAGCTGCCAGAACGGGACGATCCCGGGCCGGGTGACGATCGAAATGGCCGCTGCCGGGAAACGTTTTTTTAACTCCCGAACCGCCGGGAGCGTGAAGATGTTGTCCCCCACCCAGTTGGGCTCCCTCACCAGGATCGCGCGCACCGGCTTTTTTGCTCCCCGCTTCACGCTTCTCTCCAGCGCCGGTGCGCCCACAGCCAGTGTTCCGGACGGCTCCGGATCTCTTCTTCCAAAATGCCGTTGATCCGGGAGGTGACGGCCAGAACCGCTTCCTTGAATCCCCCGCCGGCCTCCGTTTCCACCGCCTCCCGGATCCGGACGAGGAACCGGCCCTTTCCGGATTCGATGAAGACGGGAATCAGGGGGGCGCCGCTTCTCAGCGCCAGCACTGCGGGGGCGGCGGTGGTGGCGGTTTTCTTTCCGAAGAAGGGAACGGAGACGCTCATGGTCCGAGCCCGCTGATCGGCCAGAATCGCGACCGCGCCGCCGGAGGCGAGATAATCGATGATGGCCTGAGCCACTTCATACTTGGGGAAAAGCTCCAGACCCAGCGCTTCCCTGGTATCTTTCACCATGCCGTCCAAAGCCGGGTTCTTGATGTCCTGGCCGATCGCGGCCGTACGCACGCCGAGCAGGCGCGCGCCCAGCGCCAGGTATTCCCAGGCGTCCAGATGGGCCAGGACAAGAATGGCCCCCTTCCCCTCCGCCAGGGACTCGCGGAGGATATCGGCTCCCGCCACATCGAAACGGTCGCGCCATCTCCCCTTTAAAAACACCCGGAGCCTCAGCGACTCCACCAGCGATACCCCCAGATTTCCGAACGATTTCCGGGCCAGTCGATGGAGGCGGCGCGGGCCTTGCTTGGGAAACGCGATCTTCAGATTTTTCAGGGCTATCCGCCGATGGCGACCGAGAATGAAATACGCTCCTTCGCCCGCCAACCGCCCCGACTCCCGTACCAGCGCCCCGGGGAGAACGCAGGCCAGGGCGCGAAGAACCAGGATTCCCCAATAGGCCGCCATACCTCCTCCGCGCTCACCCCGGCTGACGGCGTCGCTGGCGGTCTCGCTGGCGCAGGGAATCCAGCAGCTGGCGGTCGAACTCGGGCTCTCCCTCCAGCCCCTCGATGCGGACGCGCAGGGAATAGACGGGAAGCCCTCCCCGAGGGAGCCGCGGAAGCCGGGCCGCGTCTTTTTCGGTGGTGATCAGCAACTGGGCCCCGGACGCCGCGGCGCCGCCGAGAATATCGATGATCTCCTGGGGCCGGTAAAAATAGTGGTCGGCGAAACGGTATCTCCTGGTGATCTCGACTCCCAGTTTCTCGATGGTTTTTTCGAACCCGTCGGGGCGGGCGATGCCGGCGAGAGTCGCCACCCGGCTTTCCCGAATGAAGTCGAGGGAGGCCCGGATCGAGGTTCTGACGTCCCTGAGAAAAACGGGCTGGTGCCGGCATTCGATCAGCTCGGCCGAGGGATTTATGGCCTCCAACTGCTTCCGCAACCTCGGGAGGTCGGCTTCGTCGGCCTTGGTGATCATGATCAGATCGGCGCGGGCGAGGTTGCCCCGGGGTTCGCGCAAAATCCCCCGGGGGAAAATGTGGCCGTTGCCGAAGGGATTCCCCCCGTCGACCAGAACGATATCCAGGTCCCTTTTTACCCCGATATGCTGAAAACCGTCGTCGAGAATTATGGTATCGGCTTTGAACCGCTTGATCGCGTACTGGACGGCCTTGTAGCGTTTTCGATTGATAAGCACCGGAATCCCTTCCAGGTTTCCGGCCAGCATGTAGGGCTCGTCCCCCGCCACCCGCGCCGGCAGCAGCACCCGCTCCCCGTCCGAGACCACCCGCGTGGTCGGAGCCCCGGCGATTTTCTCCTTGACCCTCCGTAGCAACGGCCCGGTTTTGCGCCGGTAGCCGCGGCTGACGATGGCCACCTTGCGCCCCCGTTCATGCAGCAGCGCCGCCACCCGTTCCACCACCGGGGTCTTACCGGTCCCCCCCAGGGTTATATTCCCCACGCTGATCACCCAGGCCGTGGCCTGGCGGCTCTTGAATATCCGGAGGCGATAGAACAGAAACCTGGCTTGAACCACGATCCGGTAGATCCAGGATAATATCCGGAAAAATGCTCTCCCGGCGGCGGCGGCCGGCCCCTGGCGGCTGCCCTCGACCACCTCGACGAAAAACTGTTCGACCTTGTCTCTCATAGTTTCCTTCAGCCCTCGAGCAGTTCCCGCACCGCCTGCAGGTTCCGCTCCGAGGCTCCGCGGCAGCTTTCCACCGCCAGGCGGGCGGCGCGGCCCATCGCTTCCAGCCGCTCCGGGGCGTTCAGAAGCGCTTCCACCTCCTCGGCAAAATCTTCGGGCCGTTCGACCACGGCCGCGGCGCCGGCGCTCACCAGCAACTCGGCCTCGGCCTTGAAGTTCTTCATCCCCGAACCGAATACCACCGGCCGCCCCAACGATGCGGGCTCGATCGGATTCTGCCCTCCCCCTCCCCGCAGGCTGCGGCCGACGAAGACCAGATCCGCCAGGCCATAGGCTTGGTATAGTATACCGAAACGATCGAGGACGACAACCGGCGGATGCGGCCGGGCGTCGCCGAGCGCGGAATAAAGGACCGGTTCCAGCCCCGCCAGCCTCAGTTTTTTCACGACTTCGTCGACCCGCTCGAGGTGGCGCGGGGCCACGATCAGCCGCAGCCGGGGATGGCGTTTCCTCAATCCGGAAAAAGCTTCCCCGACGATCTCTTCCTCTCCCGAAAAAGTGCTCCCGGCCACGAGGAAGCGGTCGCCGGGCTCGATACGGAGGTTCAGGCCAGGGGCCGGCCCTCCGTTTCCGGCCGCACGGTCAAGCACGTCGTACTTGAGGTTCCCGGTCACCCGGATCCGCTCATGGGGAACCCCCATTGCCCGCGCCCGGCGCGCATCCTCCTCCCCGCGCATGCAGAAACGGTCGATCCGGCGCAGAAAGGGACGGAGAAAAAACCTCCCGCGCCGGTACCAGGCAAAGGCGGATTCGGAAACCCGGCCGTTACAGACGCAGATGGGAATACCTCTCCGGGAGGTCTCGGCGATCAGGGCCGGCCAGATCTCGGTCTCGATCAGAATCAACAGGGAAGGTCGGAACCGGTCGACAAATTTTTTCACGAAAAACCACAGGTCCAGCGGGCAGAGCAGGCAGAGCGCCCCCTGCCCGATTTTTTCCCGGGCGGTGTCCCGGCCGGCGGCCGTCTGGGTGGTGACCACCAGCTCGGCTTCGGGAAGGTCGCGGCGAATGGCGGCGACCAGGGGAAGCGCGGCGTTGACCTCTCCTACCGAGGCCGCCTGTATCCAGATCCGGGGCGCCCGCGCCGGGGGGGGCAAGGGGCCGATCCGATAGCGGCCCAGCCGTTCGCCCAATCCGCGGCGGAACCGGACCGTGGTGGCCATTTTCAGGGCCAGTACCGGCAAGGCCAAAAGCAGGCCGCACAACCCGAGCAGGTTATAGAAAACGACGATCATCTCATACCAGTTCCAAGGCTTTTTCGAGCCCGTCGAGCATCTGTTCCATGGAATAGCGCTCCGCGACCCGCTCCCGGGCGAGGCGGCCGCGGGCAGAGCGCTCGACGGCGGAAGCGAACGCTGCTTGCAGGGCGCCGGCCAGGGAGCCGGGATCGCCGGGGTCGGCCAGCCAGCCCGCCCCCTCCCCCAGGAGTTCCTCGACCCCGCCCACCCGGAAAGCGACCGTCGGCTTCGCCTCCGCCATCGCCTCCATGAGGATATGGGGCATCCCTTCGTGCCGGGAAGGCAACACCACCAGGTCGGCGGCCGCGATCCAGGGGCGGACATCTTCCTGAAATCCCGCCAGCCGAAGTTTCTTTCCCAGGTTCAAGTCCGAGGCCGCCCGCCGGATCCGTTCTTCTTCCGGGCCCTCGCCGGCCAGGATCACGGTAAAAGGCGGATCTGATCCGAGACGGGCGGCGGCGGAGACGAGGAGGTCGAACCCTTTCTCGAAGGAAAGCCTTCCCGCCGCCAGGATCAGCAGATGGCTTTCGGGAATCGAAAACTTCTCCCGGAGCGGCGCCGCGGGGGACGGAGGAGCCGGATCGATTCCGTTGGGGAGATGAATAACCGGTTTCCCCCGAAGCCAGGGGTAGCGGGAGTACTCGTCGCGCAGCGCCAGGTTGTTGACGATGATCCGGTCGACGAAACGAGCGCTGAAACGGTCCTTCCAGCGGTCGGAGAACACCCTGGCCCCATGCCGGCATGCGACCAGGGGCACCCTCTCCCGGCGCGCGGCCACGCCGAACGTCCGGAGGTCCTTGTTGACGTTGAGCAGCACCCGCTCGATCCCTTCCCGACGGATGATCCGCCGGACCCGCCGAATGCTCCCCCAGCCGTAATCCAACCGGATCCGGATTCCTTCGACCCTGTGGCCGGCGGCGCCCATCCGGGCCAGGAAAAGAGAGCCCCGACGCCCGGCCGCGGTGATCTCGTGCCCGCGGCGGCGCAGGCCGGCGGCGGCGGTCAAAAACCATTTTTCTCCCCCGCCCCATACCTCGGGGCGGATCGAATTGGCCATGAGAATCTTCATACGGACGTCTCGGGAGTCTCCGCCGGGACATTATGGCGTTTAGGGGATTTTCTGGAAACCGGTAAATCTCCCCGGCGCCCCGAAAGAGGGGAAATACGTAACCGCGGATGCTATACTAAATAAGATGGGTAAGCTTTTTGCCAGGTTCGCGGTTCTCCTCTGCGCGGCCGCGCTCTGCGTGGCGGTGCTGGAAGGGGCGGCCGGCGCGCTCTTCCCGGCGGCGCCCGGTTTTTTCATCTGGCCCCCGTTTCTGGAGGAAACTTTTTTCCCCGACCAGAAGATCATGCCCGGAACCTCTGCGCAGGCCTGGTTCCGGACCAATTCCCTGGGGTTGCGTTCCTACGAACCGGCTCCCAACGACGATTATCGTGTCCTGGTTCTGGGTGGGAGCGCGGCCGAATGTCTTTACCTGACCCAGCGCGACACCTGGCCGCGGCGCATGGTGACCCTGCTCCATCAGGCCAGACCCGGAATCCGGACCTGGGTCGGCAACGGGGGAAGGTCGGGCCAGACCACCAGAGACCACATCTTCCACGTGGAATACCTTCCCCTCAAGGAGATGGACATCGACGCCATCGTCATCATGGCGGGGGTCAACGACCTGCTCCTGCGTCTGCGCCGCGGAGAGTATTACGACCCGGATTATCTGCGCGACCCCGATTCGGCCGAGACCCAGATCGACCACGCTTTTCTGATGGTGCCCCCCAGTTATTCCATCCCTCCCCCCCCGTTCTGGAGGAGAACGGCGCTCTGGCGGGCGGCCAAACGGATCCGCAACCGGATCTTTCAACCGCCGCCCCAGGACCCCCACGGCGAAGTGGTCCGGTTCTGGAGGGAGCGGCGGGCACAAGCCGGAGAATACCTCGACGCGCTCCCGC
This genomic stretch from bacterium harbors:
- the waaF gene encoding lipopolysaccharide heptosyltransferase II, whose amino-acid sequence is MRAILVREPNWVGDNIFTLPAVRELKKRFPAAAISIVTRPGIVPFWQLVPEVDRIFSAPERGGLRDLSGKLRLIRKLRRERFDLAVVFPRSFESALLARLAGARERWGYAEEGRSPLLTRRARCPRGYRHTHRIDYYYRLLDGGRGETPAPREILSIPGALSARAGKLLQEEFGPPDGSPLIGFHPRASHGPAKCWPLEHFQELGGRLARERGARIAVFGTAVENELVERVVAAGGDRVRSYAGKTSLGELAALLAACDVVVANDTGPLHLAAAVGTPVVALFGSSDPAATAPRGERVTVMFRGLSCSPCLRQVCPEDTACLRDISPREVYERVVELLPER
- a CDS encoding lysophospholipid acyltransferase family protein; amino-acid sequence: MAAYWGILVLRALACVLPGALVRESGRLAGEGAYFILGRHRRIALKNLKIAFPKQGPRRLHRLARKSFGNLGVSLVESLRLRVFLKGRWRDRFDVAGADILRESLAEGKGAILVLAHLDAWEYLALGARLLGVRTAAIGQDIKNPALDGMVKDTREALGLELFPKYEVAQAIIDYLASGGAVAILADQRARTMSVSVPFFGKKTATTAAPAVLALRSGAPLIPVFIESGKGRFLVRIREAVETEAGGGFKEAVLAVTSRINGILEEEIRSRPEHWLWAHRRWREA
- the lpxK gene encoding tetraacyldisaccharide 4'-kinase, whose protein sequence is MRDKVEQFFVEVVEGSRQGPAAAAGRAFFRILSWIYRIVVQARFLFYRLRIFKSRQATAWVISVGNITLGGTGKTPVVERVAALLHERGRKVAIVSRGYRRKTGPLLRRVKEKIAGAPTTRVVSDGERVLLPARVAGDEPYMLAGNLEGIPVLINRKRYKAVQYAIKRFKADTIILDDGFQHIGVKRDLDIVLVDGGNPFGNGHIFPRGILREPRGNLARADLIMITKADEADLPRLRKQLEAINPSAELIECRHQPVFLRDVRTSIRASLDFIRESRVATLAGIARPDGFEKTIEKLGVEITRRYRFADHYFYRPQEIIDILGGAAASGAQLLITTEKDAARLPRLPRGGLPVYSLRVRIEGLEGEPEFDRQLLDSLRQRDRQRRRQPG
- a CDS encoding 3-deoxy-D-manno-octulosonic acid transferase, yielding MIVVFYNLLGLCGLLLALPVLALKMATTVRFRRGLGERLGRYRIGPLPPPARAPRIWIQAASVGEVNAALPLVAAIRRDLPEAELVVTTQTAAGRDTAREKIGQGALCLLCPLDLWFFVKKFVDRFRPSLLILIETEIWPALIAETSRRGIPICVCNGRVSESAFAWYRRGRFFLRPFLRRIDRFCMRGEEDARRARAMGVPHERIRVTGNLKYDVLDRAAGNGGPAPGLNLRIEPGDRFLVAGSTFSGEEEIVGEAFSGLRKRHPRLRLIVAPRHLERVDEVVKKLRLAGLEPVLYSALGDARPHPPVVVLDRFGILYQAYGLADLVFVGRSLRGGGGQNPIEPASLGRPVVFGSGMKNFKAEAELLVSAGAAAVVERPEDFAEEVEALLNAPERLEAMGRAARLAVESCRGASERNLQAVRELLEG
- a CDS encoding glycosyltransferase family 4 protein; the encoded protein is MKILMANSIRPEVWGGGEKWFLTAAAGLRRRGHEITAAGRRGSLFLARMGAAGHRVEGIRIRLDYGWGSIRRVRRIIRREGIERVLLNVNKDLRTFGVAARRERVPLVACRHGARVFSDRWKDRFSARFVDRIIVNNLALRDEYSRYPWLRGKPVIHLPNGIDPAPPSPAAPLREKFSIPESHLLILAAGRLSFEKGFDLLVSAAARLGSDPPFTVILAGEGPEEERIRRAASDLNLGKKLRLAGFQEDVRPWIAAADLVVLPSRHEGMPHILMEAMAEAKPTVAFRVGGVEELLGEGAGWLADPGDPGSLAGALQAAFASAVERSARGRLARERVAERYSMEQMLDGLEKALELV
- a CDS encoding SGNH/GDSL hydrolase family protein, which encodes MGKLFARFAVLLCAAALCVAVLEGAAGALFPAAPGFFIWPPFLEETFFPDQKIMPGTSAQAWFRTNSLGLRSYEPAPNDDYRVLVLGGSAAECLYLTQRDTWPRRMVTLLHQARPGIRTWVGNGGRSGQTTRDHIFHVEYLPLKEMDIDAIVIMAGVNDLLLRLRRGEYYDPDYLRDPDSAETQIDHAFLMVPPSYSIPPPPFWRRTALWRAAKRIRNRIFQPPPQDPHGEVVRFWRERRAQAGEYLDALPPMEEAHREFIANLDRIVHYAARKDYRLILVTQPALWKANMPAEETASLWMGGVGNFKQSPGQPYYTPAALARGLDGYNRLLRDYCLWRGVECIDLAQGFPRDLGHFYDDCHFTVEGADLVARIVAGYLLQGPPWRRRAEGL